A genomic region of Leptotrichia hofstadii contains the following coding sequences:
- a CDS encoding acyl carrier protein, with the protein MLDKIKSIVVDQLGVDEDQVTEDASFVDDLGADSLDTVELIMAFEEEFDIEIPDEDAQKIKTVKDVIEYIESKQ; encoded by the coding sequence ATGCTAGATAAAATTAAATCAATAGTAGTAGATCAATTAGGAGTAGACGAAGATCAAGTAACTGAAGATGCATCTTTTGTTGATGATTTAGGAGCAGATTCGTTAGATACAGTTGAATTAATCATGGCTTTTGAAGAAGAATTTGACATTGAAATTCCTGATGAAGATGCACAAAAAATTAAAACAGTTAAAGATGTAATTGAATACATCGAATCTAAACAATAG
- the fabF gene encoding beta-ketoacyl-ACP synthase II: MRRVVITGIGLVTPLGTGKNKAWKNLLAGECGIDKITQFDTSEHSVHIAAEVKDFVPENYIEKKELKKIARFSQFAIAASKEALEDAKLEITEENADRIGVIIGSGIGGLDVIEQEVEKLVTRGPKRVSPFYIPAAILNMASGNTSIYIGAKGPNKTVVTACASGTNSIGDAFQAILLGKADAMVAGGTEATVTPSGIAGFANLKALSTNPDPKTASRPFTADRDGFVLGEGAGVLVLEELEHAKKRGAKIYAEVVGYGETGDAFHMTAPSDGGEGAARAFKMALEQGNIKPEEVGYINAHGTSTPANDKNETQAIKTAFGEHAYKLSVSSTKGATGHLLGGAGGIEAAFLALAISEGIMPPTINYENPDPLCDLDYVPNKPVERDIEVGMSSSLGFGGHNAVLAFRKYK; encoded by the coding sequence ATGAGAAGAGTAGTTATTACAGGAATAGGACTGGTAACACCATTAGGAACTGGAAAAAATAAGGCTTGGAAAAATTTGCTGGCTGGAGAATGTGGAATTGACAAGATTACGCAGTTTGACACTTCGGAGCATTCAGTGCATATTGCGGCAGAAGTGAAGGATTTTGTGCCTGAAAATTACATTGAAAAAAAAGAATTGAAAAAAATAGCCAGATTTTCACAATTTGCGATTGCGGCTTCTAAAGAAGCGTTGGAAGATGCGAAATTGGAAATTACTGAAGAAAATGCGGATAGAATAGGAGTAATTATTGGTTCAGGAATAGGTGGGCTGGATGTAATTGAGCAGGAAGTGGAAAAACTTGTTACAAGAGGGCCTAAGAGAGTATCGCCATTTTATATTCCAGCGGCAATTTTGAATATGGCTTCTGGAAATACTTCAATTTATATAGGCGCAAAAGGACCTAATAAGACTGTTGTTACAGCTTGTGCTTCAGGAACAAATTCAATTGGAGATGCTTTTCAGGCAATCTTGTTAGGAAAGGCTGACGCAATGGTAGCTGGAGGAACAGAAGCAACAGTAACTCCATCAGGAATAGCGGGATTTGCAAACTTGAAAGCATTGTCAACTAATCCAGATCCAAAAACTGCATCACGTCCATTTACAGCTGATAGAGATGGATTTGTACTTGGGGAAGGTGCTGGAGTGCTAGTGCTGGAAGAGTTGGAACACGCTAAAAAACGTGGGGCAAAAATTTATGCAGAAGTTGTTGGATATGGGGAAACAGGAGATGCTTTTCACATGACAGCGCCATCTGACGGTGGAGAAGGTGCCGCAAGAGCTTTTAAAATGGCTTTAGAGCAAGGAAATATCAAACCCGAAGAAGTTGGATACATTAATGCGCACGGAACATCTACACCTGCTAATGATAAAAATGAAACTCAGGCAATAAAAACAGCATTTGGAGAACATGCATACAAACTTTCTGTAAGTTCTACAAAAGGTGCGACTGGGCATTTATTAGGTGGAGCAGGAGGAATTGAAGCGGCGTTCTTGGCGCTTGCAATTTCAGAAGGAATTATGCCTCCAACTATAAATTATGAGAATCCAGATCCATTATGTGATTTGGATTATGTACCGAATAAGCCTGTGGAAAGAGATATTGAAGTAGGAATGTCAAGCTCGCTGGGATTTGGTGGACATAATGCGGTTCTAGCATTTAGAAAATATAAATAA
- the rnc gene encoding ribonuclease III: METGANRDAKELMQKIGYEFKNEEYLEEALTHRSYSNETEKDRRFNNEKLEFLGDAVLNLITTEYIYELYEKKTEGELAKLKSQIISEPVFSTIASDIELGEYLYLSNGEIMSGGRNRRSILGDAFEALIGAIFKDSDYYTAKNVALKLLLGKINKLEEIEGTGDYKTVLQEFVQGKYRKMPEYKLLSTKGPDHDKVFEISVSWNDKSYGVGTGKSKKEAEKHAAKEALAKLKKQKQ, from the coding sequence ATGGAAACGGGTGCAAATAGGGATGCTAAGGAATTGATGCAGAAAATAGGATATGAATTTAAAAATGAGGAATATTTAGAAGAGGCGTTGACACATAGATCGTATTCTAATGAAACGGAAAAAGATAGAAGATTTAACAATGAAAAACTGGAATTTCTAGGAGATGCAGTTCTAAATCTTATAACAACAGAATATATTTATGAACTTTATGAAAAAAAGACGGAAGGTGAACTTGCAAAACTAAAAAGCCAAATTATAAGTGAACCTGTATTTTCTACTATTGCAAGCGATATTGAACTAGGAGAATATTTGTATTTGAGCAATGGCGAAATTATGTCTGGCGGTAGAAATAGAAGGTCTATTTTAGGTGATGCCTTTGAGGCTTTGATTGGTGCGATTTTTAAAGATTCAGATTATTATACTGCGAAAAATGTGGCATTGAAATTACTGCTTGGAAAAATAAATAAACTTGAAGAAATAGAAGGAACTGGTGATTATAAGACGGTTTTACAGGAATTTGTTCAAGGAAAATATAGGAAAATGCCAGAATATAAGCTGCTTAGTACAAAAGGTCCTGACCACGATAAAGTTTTTGAAATTTCTGTAAGCTGGAATGATAAAAGTTACGGAGTAGGAACAGGGAAAAGTAAAAAGGAAGCTGAAAAACATGCGGCAAAAGAGGCATTAGCAAAATTAAAAAAACAAAAGCAGTAA
- the coaD gene encoding pantetheine-phosphate adenylyltransferase, which yields MEKVALYPGSFDPITKGHIDIIKRSSHLFDKLIIGIFKNSTKSKAWFSDEEKVEMIEEILKKEDVDAEIKIFNGLLVDFMYEEKVNILIRGLRALSDYEYELQFTLTNKTLSKSEFETVFLTASREYLYLSSSLVKEVALNKGDLHFFVTENVEKRLIKKVEELQKD from the coding sequence ATGGAAAAAGTGGCGTTATATCCAGGGAGTTTTGATCCAATAACGAAGGGACATATTGATATTATAAAACGTTCTTCACATTTATTTGATAAGTTAATAATAGGAATTTTTAAAAATTCTACAAAATCAAAAGCCTGGTTTTCAGATGAAGAAAAAGTTGAGATGATAGAAGAAATCTTGAAAAAAGAAGATGTTGATGCTGAAATAAAGATTTTTAACGGATTGCTAGTTGATTTTATGTATGAAGAAAAGGTAAATATTTTAATAAGAGGGCTTCGTGCTTTATCGGATTATGAATACGAGTTACAATTTACGCTTACAAATAAAACACTTTCAAAAAGTGAATTTGAAACAGTGTTTTTAACGGCTTCAAGGGAATATTTATACTTGAGTTCAAGTCTTGTGAAGGAAGTCGCATTAAATAAAGGTGATTTACATTTTTTTGTTACAGAAAATGTAGAAAAGCGTTTAATTAAAAAAGTTGAAGAATTACAAAAAGACTAA